The following proteins come from a genomic window of Frankia casuarinae:
- a CDS encoding hydrogenase maturation nickel metallochaperone HypA, protein MHELAITQNVVDTIVERIGAARATAVHLVIGRVSGVVPDSVRFCFDLVAAGTPVEGARLEIDEPPGRARCRRCGATFEADDRLLLVLCPCGSADVEVVGGDELMIVTVEVTPVPSGGGDVGCVEPAGVTTSRRRPG, encoded by the coding sequence ATGCACGAGCTGGCGATCACCCAGAACGTCGTGGACACGATCGTGGAACGGATCGGGGCAGCGCGGGCCACGGCGGTTCACCTGGTCATCGGGCGGGTGTCCGGCGTCGTGCCCGACTCCGTCCGATTCTGTTTCGACCTGGTGGCAGCGGGCACGCCGGTCGAAGGCGCTCGCCTGGAGATCGACGAACCGCCGGGCCGTGCCCGTTGCCGGCGGTGCGGCGCCACGTTCGAGGCCGACGATCGCCTGCTCCTGGTGCTCTGCCCGTGCGGCAGCGCCGACGTCGAGGTGGTCGGTGGCGACGAGCTGATGATCGTTACGGTCGAGGTGACACCCGTGCCGAGCGGCGGAGGTGATGTGGGATGTGTGGAACCTGCGGGTGTGACGACGTCGCGGCGCCGCCCCGGCTGA
- the hypB gene encoding hydrogenase nickel incorporation protein HypB has translation MCGTCGCDDVAAPPRLTSLDGVDPVDPVLVGPGPALAGHAPDGGTTSRTVVVEERMLARNDMLAEANRRRLLARDVLAINLMGSPGSGKTTLLERTVREFGVGVPIAVVEGDQESIRDAERIRSTGAPVVQINTGRGCHLDAAMIDCALRELEPAEDSMVFIENVGNLVCPALFDLGERARVVLMSVTEGEDKPTKYPHMFAAADLVLLTKCDLLPYLDVEVARYEAQVHRINPRVDVLRVRATPGSGPGLRPGPGLGQWYAWLRAERGAGHRPRSSGPSHGV, from the coding sequence ATGTGTGGAACCTGCGGGTGTGACGACGTCGCGGCGCCGCCCCGGCTGACCTCCCTCGACGGGGTCGACCCCGTCGACCCCGTCCTCGTCGGTCCCGGCCCGGCGCTTGCCGGCCACGCGCCTGACGGGGGGACCACGTCGCGCACCGTGGTTGTCGAGGAGCGGATGCTGGCCAGGAACGACATGCTCGCCGAGGCGAACCGCCGCCGCCTGCTCGCCCGTGACGTGCTGGCGATCAACCTGATGGGCTCGCCGGGATCGGGCAAGACGACGCTGCTGGAGCGGACCGTCCGCGAGTTCGGCGTGGGCGTGCCGATCGCGGTGGTTGAAGGTGATCAGGAGAGTATCCGCGACGCCGAGCGCATCCGGTCCACGGGCGCTCCCGTCGTCCAGATCAACACCGGCCGTGGCTGCCACCTCGATGCGGCCATGATCGACTGTGCGCTGCGTGAGCTCGAACCAGCAGAGGATTCGATGGTGTTCATCGAGAACGTCGGCAATCTGGTCTGCCCGGCGCTGTTCGACCTGGGCGAGCGAGCCCGGGTGGTGCTGATGTCCGTCACCGAAGGCGAGGACAAGCCGACCAAGTATCCGCACATGTTCGCGGCTGCCGATCTCGTCCTGCTCACCAAGTGCGACCTGCTGCCCTACCTCGACGTTGAGGTCGCGCGGTACGAGGCGCAGGTTCACCGGATCAATCCCCGGGTCGACGTACTGCGCGTCCGCGCGACCCCGGGATCGGGGCCGGGTCTGAGGCCGGGGCCTGGCCTGGGCCAGTGGTACGCCTGGCTGCGCGCCGAGCGGGGTGCCGGCCACCGCCCGCGGTCGAGCGGGCCGTCTCACGGTGTTTGA
- a CDS encoding hydrogenase maturation protease — MIGPAPTRVGPPAGSSAGPPRVLVAGIGNVFLGDDGFGVEVVRRIDPADLPAGVDVVDYGIRGVHLAYELLDGRYDVVILVDAVPSTDPPGTLVVLRPELDGAGVNDIPVDDIPPVDDIPLMDAHGMSPDVVLRLLRGLGGDVGRVLVVGCRPAVVEERMGLSRAAGAAVGDAVRLIAQIVRDPGSWGPSPASASRREGPR, encoded by the coding sequence ATGATCGGGCCGGCGCCCACCCGCGTGGGTCCGCCCGCGGGTTCCTCCGCGGGTCCACCGCGCGTCCTCGTCGCCGGGATCGGCAACGTGTTCCTCGGCGACGACGGATTCGGGGTGGAGGTTGTGCGCCGCATCGACCCGGCGGACCTGCCGGCCGGGGTGGACGTCGTCGACTACGGGATCCGCGGCGTGCATCTCGCCTATGAGCTCCTCGACGGCCGGTACGACGTGGTGATCCTCGTCGACGCGGTCCCGTCGACCGATCCACCGGGGACTCTCGTGGTGCTCCGGCCCGAACTTGACGGGGCCGGCGTCAACGACATTCCCGTTGACGACATCCCCCCCGTCGATGACATCCCCCTCATGGACGCCCATGGCATGTCTCCCGACGTGGTCCTGCGGTTGCTGCGGGGCCTCGGTGGCGATGTCGGCCGAGTGCTGGTCGTCGGCTGCCGACCCGCCGTCGTCGAGGAGCGGATGGGACTGTCCCGCGCCGCGGGGGCTGCCGTCGGCGACGCGGTGCGGCTCATCGCGCAGATCGTCCGAGACCCCGGCTCGTGGGGTCCATCCCCAGCATCCGCCAGTAGGAGGGAGGGGCCGAGATGA
- a CDS encoding hydrogenase expression protein HypE: protein MTATNPQSGSSRRGGFDEVHILWISEGMSCDGDTVSVTAASQPAIEDVVTGLVPGLPTVHLHNKVLSPTVGGEEFLAPYRAAARGDIEPFILVIEGSIPNENIHGDGYWTSFGNDPDTGQPLTLNWWIDRLAPRAWAVVAIGTCAAYGGIHAMAGNPTGSMGLADYLGHDFTSAGNLPIVNVPGCPVQPDDFMETLTWVLYHAAGTAPPPPLDDQLRPQWIFGRTVHEGCDRAGYYEQADFAKDYNSPKCQVKIGCWGPVVNCNVPKRGWMGGLGGCPNVGGICIACTMPGFPDKFMPFMDMPPGGSLSSRAIKPYGSFIRRLRGITNATANTEPKWRHNRELLTTGYDPHYRP, encoded by the coding sequence ATGACGGCCACGAACCCGCAGTCCGGGAGCTCGCGACGCGGCGGTTTCGACGAGGTGCACATCCTCTGGATCTCCGAGGGGATGAGCTGCGACGGCGACACGGTGTCGGTGACCGCGGCCTCCCAGCCAGCGATCGAGGATGTCGTCACCGGGCTCGTGCCGGGGTTGCCGACGGTCCATCTGCATAACAAGGTGCTGTCGCCGACCGTCGGCGGGGAGGAGTTCCTGGCCCCGTACCGAGCCGCGGCCCGCGGTGACATCGAGCCGTTCATCCTCGTCATCGAGGGCTCGATTCCGAACGAGAACATCCACGGCGACGGGTACTGGACGTCGTTCGGGAACGATCCGGACACCGGCCAGCCGCTGACCCTGAACTGGTGGATCGACCGGCTGGCACCCAGGGCGTGGGCGGTCGTCGCGATCGGCACCTGCGCCGCGTACGGCGGGATCCACGCGATGGCCGGCAACCCGACCGGGTCGATGGGCCTTGCCGACTACCTGGGCCATGACTTCACCTCCGCCGGCAACCTGCCGATTGTCAACGTCCCCGGCTGCCCGGTTCAACCGGACGACTTCATGGAGACGCTGACCTGGGTGCTTTACCACGCGGCGGGCACGGCACCGCCGCCACCGCTGGACGACCAACTCCGACCCCAGTGGATCTTCGGTCGGACCGTGCACGAGGGCTGTGACCGGGCGGGCTACTACGAACAGGCCGATTTCGCGAAGGACTACAACTCGCCGAAGTGTCAGGTGAAGATTGGCTGCTGGGGTCCGGTGGTGAACTGCAACGTGCCCAAGCGCGGGTGGATGGGCGGGCTGGGCGGCTGCCCGAACGTGGGCGGCATCTGCATTGCCTGCACGATGCCGGGATTCCCGGACAAGTTCATGCCGTTCATGGACATGCCGCCGGGAGGGAGCCTGTCCTCGCGCGCGATCAAACCCTACGGGTCGTTCATCCGCAGGCTGCGTGGCATCACCAATGCGACGGCGAACACCGAGCCGAAGTGGCGGCACAACCGGGAGCTGCTGACCACCGGCTACGACCCGCATTACCGCCCCTAG
- a CDS encoding nickel-dependent hydrogenase large subunit, whose protein sequence is MTTTRQSRTGEKPAQIVEMAWDPITRIIGNLGIYTKIDFANRRVTECHSTSSLFRGYSVFMKGKDPRDAGFITSRICGICGDNHTTCSVYAQNMAYGIANPPMAEWIINLGEAAEYLFDHTIFQDNLVFVDFCEAMVKQTNPGVLARAEATAAPNAAVHGMRTIADIMRSFNPFEGEIYREALKVSRITREMFCLMEGRHVHPSTLYPGGVGTMPEPTVFTDYLSRLMEILDFVKKAVALNDDLFDFWYEALPGYEEVGRRRVLLGCWGAFQDPNVVDYRYENMTTWGRAMHVTPGIVVDGDLLTTDLVEINLGIRILLGSSFYQDWVNEEPFVTRDPLGNPVDMRHPWNQTTLPVPQKRDFGEKYSWVMSPRWLDARSGEHLALDTGGGPFARLYTTALAGLVNTPYVTATGGAVNISLPRSRTLPAVDLQWKPPAWSNAIERDRARVYFVAYAAAMALYFLEQGMDRVRSGDTRVFCDFDVPDETIGCGFHEAVRGVLSHHMVVRDGKIANYHPYPPTPWNGSPRDFFGTPGPYEDAVQNMPIFEENGPEGFKGVDVMRTVRSFDPCLPCGVHMYLGRGRTLRTVHSPMFGASHG, encoded by the coding sequence ATGACGACGACCAGGCAGTCGAGAACCGGGGAGAAGCCCGCCCAGATCGTGGAGATGGCGTGGGACCCGATCACGCGCATCATCGGCAACCTCGGGATCTACACGAAGATCGACTTTGCCAACCGGCGGGTCACCGAGTGTCACAGCACCTCGTCGCTGTTCCGCGGCTATTCGGTGTTCATGAAGGGCAAGGATCCGCGGGACGCGGGTTTCATCACCAGCCGCATCTGCGGCATCTGTGGGGACAACCACACCACCTGCTCGGTCTACGCCCAGAACATGGCGTACGGCATCGCGAACCCGCCGATGGCGGAATGGATCATCAATCTCGGAGAGGCCGCCGAGTACCTGTTCGATCACACGATCTTCCAGGACAACCTGGTGTTCGTGGACTTCTGCGAGGCGATGGTCAAGCAGACCAATCCCGGCGTGCTGGCCCGGGCAGAGGCCACCGCCGCACCGAACGCGGCCGTGCACGGGATGCGGACTATCGCTGACATCATGCGTTCGTTCAACCCGTTCGAGGGGGAGATCTACCGGGAGGCCCTCAAGGTTAGCCGGATCACCCGCGAGATGTTCTGCCTGATGGAGGGCAGGCACGTGCACCCCTCCACGCTGTATCCGGGCGGGGTCGGCACGATGCCGGAACCGACGGTGTTCACCGACTACCTCAGCCGGCTGATGGAGATCCTTGATTTCGTCAAGAAGGCCGTCGCGTTGAACGACGACCTGTTCGACTTCTGGTACGAGGCGCTGCCCGGTTACGAGGAGGTCGGCCGCCGCCGGGTGCTGCTGGGCTGCTGGGGCGCGTTCCAGGATCCGAACGTCGTGGACTACCGGTACGAGAACATGACCACCTGGGGCCGGGCGATGCACGTGACACCCGGGATCGTCGTCGACGGCGATCTGCTGACCACCGACCTGGTGGAGATCAATCTGGGTATCCGGATCCTGCTGGGCAGTTCCTTCTACCAGGACTGGGTGAACGAGGAGCCGTTCGTCACCCGGGATCCGCTCGGAAATCCGGTCGACATGCGCCATCCGTGGAACCAGACGACGCTGCCGGTGCCGCAGAAGCGGGACTTCGGGGAGAAGTACAGCTGGGTGATGAGCCCGCGGTGGCTTGACGCCCGCAGCGGCGAGCATCTCGCCCTGGATACCGGGGGAGGGCCCTTCGCTCGGCTTTACACCACGGCACTCGCCGGACTGGTGAACACCCCCTACGTCACCGCGACCGGGGGCGCGGTGAACATCTCGCTGCCGCGCAGCCGCACGCTGCCCGCCGTCGACCTGCAGTGGAAGCCGCCGGCCTGGTCGAACGCGATCGAGCGGGACCGGGCCCGTGTCTACTTCGTCGCCTACGCGGCGGCGATGGCGCTGTACTTCCTCGAGCAGGGCATGGATCGGGTGCGCTCGGGTGACACCCGGGTGTTCTGCGACTTCGACGTGCCGGACGAGACGATCGGCTGCGGTTTCCACGAGGCGGTGCGCGGCGTGCTGTCGCACCACATGGTGGTGCGCGACGGCAAGATCGCAAATTATCACCCCTACCCGCCGACGCCGTGGAACGGCAGCCCCCGCGACTTCTTCGGAACTCCGGGCCCCTACGAGGACGCGGTACAGAACATGCCGATCTTCGAGGAGAACGGTCCGGAGGGGTTCAAGGGCGTTGATGTGATGCGGACGGTGCGCAGCTTCGACCCCTGCCTGCCCTGCGGGGTGCACATGTATCTCGGTCGGGGCCGCACCCTGCGCACGGTGCACTCGCCGATGTTCGGGGCCAGCCATGGTTGA
- a CDS encoding NifU family protein: MVDPDGAGGHRLDDLAVRGRLAHLDEVLAQVERIPGPSGELAIDAVATLAAVYGEALARAVGYASGAPEVLAAFTGDELLDHLLVLHDVHPEPVGARVARAIEQLRPAVRDRGGEIELSGIERGVAEVRLTLGGCGSTSAGVTEAVRQAVLAVAPELSDVRRLPAPGEPERTAFVPLDTVLARPVADGVGP; this comes from the coding sequence ATGGTTGATCCGGACGGCGCGGGTGGGCACCGGCTCGACGATCTCGCTGTGCGGGGCCGGCTCGCCCACCTCGACGAGGTGCTGGCGCAGGTGGAGCGCATTCCGGGGCCGAGTGGTGAGCTGGCGATCGACGCGGTGGCAACACTCGCGGCGGTGTACGGCGAGGCGCTGGCCCGAGCCGTCGGATACGCGTCGGGAGCCCCGGAGGTGCTCGCCGCGTTCACCGGCGACGAGCTGCTCGACCATCTGCTCGTCCTGCACGACGTCCATCCTGAGCCGGTCGGGGCCCGGGTCGCGCGGGCGATCGAGCAGCTTCGACCCGCAGTCCGGGACCGGGGTGGGGAGATCGAGCTGAGTGGGATCGAACGGGGGGTGGCCGAGGTCCGGCTGACCCTCGGCGGGTGTGGCTCGACCTCGGCGGGGGTCACCGAGGCGGTTCGCCAGGCCGTGCTCGCCGTCGCGCCGGAGCTGTCCGACGTCCGGCGCCTACCCGCGCCGGGTGAACCCGAGCGGACCGCCTTCGTTCCCCTCGACACCGTGCTCGCCCGGCCCGTCGCCGACGGGGTGGGTCCATGA
- a CDS encoding DUF5947 family protein, with translation MTAPMSPTADGALRRLVRAATDRAGAAEARCDMCRTAVPAEHRHILDEQRDELLCACQACALLFDREAAGRGHFRLVPRRRLRLPALDADELGTPVGLAFFVVGTDGSVSARYPSPMGATRWGVAPGTWRGIVRRCPALGDLTPLVEALLTNTTHGRHEHWIVPVDDCHRLVAVIRREWRGLSGGLRVWPAIDGFFADLGRRPASPVRAARPVHLTGQGRAGPAGRG, from the coding sequence ATGACGGCCCCGATGTCCCCGACGGCCGACGGCGCGTTGCGGCGGCTTGTGCGCGCCGCGACCGACCGCGCCGGCGCGGCCGAGGCCCGCTGCGACATGTGCCGGACCGCCGTGCCGGCGGAGCATCGGCACATCCTCGACGAACAACGCGACGAGCTGCTCTGCGCCTGCCAGGCGTGCGCGCTGCTGTTCGACCGGGAGGCGGCCGGACGTGGGCACTTCCGGCTCGTTCCCCGGCGACGGCTGCGGCTTCCCGCACTCGACGCGGACGAGCTGGGTACCCCGGTGGGGTTGGCGTTCTTCGTCGTCGGGACCGACGGCTCGGTCAGCGCCCGCTATCCCAGCCCGATGGGCGCCACCCGCTGGGGCGTCGCGCCCGGCACGTGGCGCGGCATCGTGCGGCGCTGCCCGGCGCTGGGTGACCTGACACCGCTGGTCGAGGCGCTGCTGACGAACACTACCCACGGCCGCCACGAGCACTGGATCGTTCCCGTCGACGACTGTCACCGGCTCGTGGCGGTCATCCGGCGGGAGTGGAGGGGCCTGTCCGGAGGCCTGCGCGTGTGGCCGGCGATCGACGGGTTCTTCGCCGATCTCGGCCGCCGGCCCGCAAGCCCGGTGCGGGCCGCACGGCCGGTGCATCTCACGGGCCAGGGCCGCGCTGGCCCCGCGGGGCGGGGCTGA
- the hypF gene encoding carbamoyltransferase HypF → MADGTAGRMTRPVLSVGGAGEPSREAGPGGRARRRFVVQGLVQGVGFRPFVHAAATELALTGWVRNDTGGVVAEVEGTPGAVEDFARRLRCDVPPLAMVERVVTTELPPCGGSGFAIVRSRPAAGGRTAAAPDVATCPDCLRELADPADRRYRHPFITCTNCGPRFTIITDLPYDRPATTMARFAMCPVCEREYSDPADRRFHAQPIACPACGPRLEFVSPLGAPRTGEDALAAARRLLADGGVLAVKGVGGYHLACVATDPTAVTTLRRRKRRGGKPFAVMVHDLAAARALAHVDEREAALLTDPARPIVLVRRRRDGRPALADSVAPDNPDLGLLLPYTPVHHLLLGLPGEPVPLHRTVGTAGWPPLVMTSGNLGGEPIAAEDTDALRRLAPLVDGWLRHDRPIRVPCDDSVVRVVDGAPSPVRRSRGYAPLPVPLPFEVPPTLAVGADLKNTCGLGAGRSAWLSGHIGDMDDLATLRAFDAAERHLEHLTGVTPRQLVTDAHPGYRSRQWAVRHAAGRPIRTVQHHHAHVAALMAEHGLDGTRPVVGFAFDGTGYGPDRAVWGGEVLIADYRGFRRFAHLGYVPLAGGDAAVRRPCRMALAHLHAAGVRWDPTLPPVVACPQPERRVLTHQLASGLGCVPTSSMGRLFDAVSSLLGIRHEVDFEAQAAIELEARARTAAGGGADDRERHAFALRGQGLGRPLIIDPAPVIRAMVRDLSAGLAVDIAAVRFHTAVVAMIVDLARRARGEVGLDLVGLTGGVFQNAVLTTAASRALHAGGFTVLRHARVPPNDGGIALGQLLVAAAREKTREKG, encoded by the coding sequence ATGGCGGACGGCACGGCGGGCCGCATGACCCGGCCGGTGCTCTCGGTGGGCGGGGCCGGTGAACCGAGCCGGGAGGCCGGCCCAGGCGGCCGGGCCCGGCGACGGTTCGTCGTCCAGGGGCTGGTCCAGGGGGTCGGCTTCCGGCCGTTCGTCCACGCCGCCGCGACGGAGCTGGCTCTGACCGGCTGGGTGCGCAACGACACCGGCGGCGTGGTCGCGGAGGTCGAGGGAACCCCCGGCGCAGTCGAGGACTTCGCCCGCCGGCTTCGCTGCGACGTGCCGCCGCTGGCCATGGTCGAGCGGGTCGTGACCACGGAACTTCCGCCCTGCGGCGGATCCGGCTTCGCGATCGTCCGATCCCGGCCGGCCGCGGGTGGGCGTACGGCGGCGGCCCCCGACGTGGCGACATGCCCGGATTGCCTGCGGGAACTGGCCGATCCCGCGGACCGGCGTTACCGGCATCCGTTCATCACGTGCACCAACTGCGGACCCAGGTTCACGATCATCACCGACCTTCCCTACGACCGGCCGGCAACGACGATGGCCCGGTTCGCCATGTGCCCCGTGTGTGAGCGGGAGTACTCCGATCCGGCCGACCGACGTTTCCATGCCCAGCCGATCGCCTGCCCGGCGTGCGGACCGCGCCTGGAGTTCGTGTCGCCGTTGGGCGCGCCGCGGACCGGCGAGGACGCGCTCGCCGCGGCGCGGCGGCTGCTCGCCGACGGTGGCGTCCTGGCGGTGAAGGGGGTGGGCGGCTACCACCTCGCCTGCGTCGCCACCGACCCGACGGCGGTGACGACCCTGCGACGCCGCAAACGGCGCGGCGGCAAGCCGTTCGCCGTCATGGTCCACGACCTGGCTGCGGCCCGGGCCCTGGCGCATGTCGACGAGCGGGAGGCGGCCCTGCTCACCGACCCCGCTCGGCCCATCGTGCTGGTGCGCCGCCGTCGCGACGGCCGTCCCGCGCTCGCCGACTCCGTTGCCCCGGACAACCCCGATCTCGGTCTGCTGCTGCCCTACACGCCGGTGCACCATCTGCTGCTCGGCCTGCCAGGCGAGCCCGTGCCCCTCCATCGAACCGTCGGCACCGCCGGATGGCCGCCGTTGGTGATGACCTCCGGGAACCTCGGCGGCGAGCCGATCGCGGCCGAGGACACCGACGCCCTGCGCCGGCTCGCCCCGCTTGTCGATGGCTGGCTGCGCCACGACCGTCCGATCCGGGTGCCCTGCGACGACTCCGTTGTCCGGGTGGTCGATGGTGCCCCGTCGCCGGTACGCCGCTCGCGTGGCTACGCGCCGTTGCCGGTGCCGCTGCCGTTCGAGGTGCCCCCGACGCTGGCCGTCGGGGCCGACCTCAAGAACACCTGCGGCCTGGGCGCGGGCCGGTCGGCCTGGCTCAGCGGGCACATCGGGGACATGGACGACCTGGCCACCCTGCGCGCCTTCGACGCCGCCGAGCGGCACCTCGAGCACCTGACCGGCGTCACCCCCCGCCAGCTCGTCACCGACGCGCATCCGGGCTATCGGTCGCGCCAGTGGGCTGTGCGGCACGCCGCCGGCCGACCGATACGGACCGTGCAGCATCACCATGCCCATGTGGCCGCGCTGATGGCCGAGCACGGCCTCGACGGCACCCGGCCGGTGGTGGGATTCGCCTTTGACGGGACCGGCTACGGCCCCGACCGGGCCGTGTGGGGCGGCGAGGTGCTGATCGCCGACTACCGCGGGTTCCGGCGCTTCGCCCACCTGGGCTATGTGCCGCTTGCCGGTGGGGACGCCGCGGTTCGGCGGCCCTGCCGGATGGCGCTCGCCCATCTGCACGCCGCCGGAGTCCGCTGGGATCCCACCCTGCCGCCGGTCGTCGCCTGCCCGCAGCCGGAGCGGCGGGTGCTGACCCACCAGCTGGCCAGCGGGCTGGGCTGCGTGCCGACCTCCAGCATGGGGCGGCTCTTCGACGCGGTCAGCTCGCTGCTCGGCATCCGTCACGAGGTCGACTTCGAGGCGCAGGCGGCGATCGAGCTGGAGGCCCGGGCGCGCACCGCGGCCGGCGGCGGCGCGGACGACCGCGAACGCCACGCGTTCGCCCTGCGCGGGCAGGGGCTGGGCAGGCCGCTGATTATCGACCCGGCGCCGGTCATCCGGGCGATGGTGAGGGATCTGTCGGCCGGGCTCGCCGTGGACATCGCCGCGGTCCGTTTCCACACAGCCGTCGTGGCGATGATCGTGGACCTCGCCCGGCGGGCACGCGGCGAGGTGGGCCTTGACCTGGTCGGACTCACCGGCGGGGTCTTCCAGAACGCCGTTCTGACGACGGCTGCATCCAGGGCACTGCATGCGGGGGGCTTCACGGTGCTGCGGCATGCGCGGGTACCTCCGAATGACGGGGGGATCGCTCTCGGTCAGCTGCTCGTCGCCGCAGCGCGGGAGAAGACGCGGGAAAAGGGGTGA
- a CDS encoding HypC/HybG/HupF family hydrogenase formation chaperone, translated as MCLAVPGRVVGIEERHGARMAEVDFGGVRKDVCLQYLPEVMVGEYVIVHVGFAIQRLDERSAVESLATFARMGLLTEELGDGAAGVSATARGAGEEGVTR; from the coding sequence GTGTGTCTCGCGGTTCCAGGACGGGTGGTGGGGATCGAGGAACGCCACGGGGCCCGGATGGCCGAGGTCGATTTCGGGGGTGTGCGCAAGGACGTCTGCCTGCAGTACCTGCCCGAGGTCATGGTCGGCGAGTACGTGATCGTGCATGTGGGGTTCGCGATCCAACGGCTGGACGAACGCTCGGCGGTGGAGTCGCTGGCCACCTTCGCGCGGATGGGACTCCTGACCGAGGAGCTGGGTGACGGTGCGGCCGGTGTGAGTGCCACGGCCCGCGGGGCCGGCGAGGAGGGGGTGACGCGGTGA
- the hypD gene encoding hydrogenase formation protein HypD, with the protein MRYLEEFRDPELAGRLLEQIHATTTRPWSIMEVCGGQTHSLIRHGIDQLLPEGIEMIHGPGCPVCVTPLEIIDRALEIAARPGVIFCSFGDMLRVPGSDRDLFRVKSAGADVRVVYSPLDALTIAQRNPDREVVFFGIGFETTAPANAMTVFQAKRLDLGNFSLLVSHVLVPPAIAAIMESPSCRVQGFLAAGHVCSVMGTGEYPALARRYGVPIVVTGFEPLDLLEGIRRTVVQLEAGRHEVENAYPRAVPAAGNPAAIAMLRDVFEVADRAWRGIGVIPGSGWRLSPAYRDFDAELRFAVADVHTAESSACRSGEVLQGLIKPHECAAFGRQCTPRTPLGATMVSSEGACAAYYLYRRMSTSPAIAQPLPEAGRAPEAGHVLEVGRALEVGRALEVGHGG; encoded by the coding sequence GTGAGGTATCTGGAGGAGTTCCGGGATCCGGAGCTGGCCGGTCGGCTGCTGGAACAGATCCACGCGACGACGACTCGCCCATGGTCGATCATGGAGGTCTGCGGTGGGCAGACTCACTCGCTCATCCGGCACGGTATCGATCAGCTTCTGCCCGAGGGCATCGAGATGATCCACGGCCCCGGCTGCCCGGTGTGCGTGACCCCGCTTGAGATCATCGACAGGGCGCTGGAGATCGCCGCACGGCCGGGCGTCATCTTCTGCTCCTTCGGCGACATGCTGCGGGTGCCGGGGAGCGATCGGGACCTCTTCCGGGTGAAGAGCGCGGGCGCCGACGTCCGGGTGGTCTACTCCCCGCTGGACGCCCTGACGATCGCCCAGCGCAACCCCGATCGGGAGGTCGTGTTCTTCGGGATCGGATTCGAGACCACCGCGCCGGCCAACGCGATGACGGTCTTCCAGGCGAAACGGCTCGACTTGGGCAACTTCTCCCTGCTGGTGTCGCACGTGCTGGTACCGCCGGCGATTGCCGCGATCATGGAGTCGCCGAGCTGCCGCGTCCAGGGGTTCCTGGCCGCTGGTCACGTCTGCAGCGTGATGGGCACCGGCGAGTACCCGGCCCTGGCACGGCGTTACGGCGTGCCGATCGTGGTCACCGGCTTCGAACCACTCGACCTCCTCGAGGGCATCCGCCGCACCGTGGTGCAGCTGGAGGCCGGCCGACACGAGGTGGAGAACGCCTATCCCCGAGCGGTTCCGGCAGCCGGCAACCCGGCCGCCATCGCGATGCTGCGGGATGTTTTCGAGGTGGCCGACCGGGCCTGGCGGGGCATCGGTGTCATCCCGGGCAGCGGCTGGCGCCTGTCGCCGGCCTACCGCGACTTCGACGCGGAGCTGCGGTTTGCCGTCGCGGATGTCCACACGGCCGAGTCGTCGGCGTGCCGATCGGGCGAGGTGCTCCAAGGCCTGATCAAGCCGCATGAGTGCGCGGCCTTCGGACGGCAGTGCACTCCGCGGACCCCGCTCGGCGCGACCATGGTGTCCTCCGAAGGGGCCTGTGCCGCCTACTACCTCTACCGCCGGATGAGCACCTCCCCGGCGATTGCGCAGCCCCTGCCGGAAGCGGGACGTGCGCCGGAAGCGGGACATGTGCTGGAGGTGGGACGTGCGCTGGAGGTGGGACGTGCGCTGGAGGTGGGACATGGTGGATGA